Below is a window of Cygnus atratus isolate AKBS03 ecotype Queensland, Australia chromosome 3, CAtr_DNAZoo_HiC_assembly, whole genome shotgun sequence DNA.
TTTGTCTTGCCTTCccttaagcaaaacaaaaaaaacaacaagaaaaaaacctccCAGACCTTACAAGGCCGATTTCTCTTGTCTCAGTGCACAAAGACAGAAAGCCAAGCTACTGTTCTGAGAATGAGTGGGTGTCTATATAAATATCTATTCGTATGTAAAcatataaaaactgtttttctgcagaTACGACGCTTCTGGGAAGAAGATTAACTTCTCCTGGGAAGACGATTAACATACCTCTTCTTGCTTGTCGGGAGAGCACTGAATATGGGGTAGACCATGGCATTTGAAGATGAAGCTGGAAAAGACAAGGGAAGTTATTGTGGCTTGGTCATCTTCAGGTGCAGCACACGTCGAGGCATGGAAACAGGAACCCAAGCACCAACGAGACTTCAAAGTGACACGGATTTGAACCCTACAGACAAGAGGTTTTAGGATTACCAAGAAGCTGTCGCTGTCGCAATACATACAAGTTTTGTTCACGAGTGGTGCCCGCACGTCCTCCCCTTCACGACATTTGGCTGACGCTGATCGGGCCACCCTGAGCTTTCCCCTGATGTTTGGAATTAGGAACAGTCACATCCAGCAGAAGTTTCTGCTACGGTAGTGTTTCTTTGGCTATTAATAGAGTTAATCAAGCACAggtttctcattttccattagTTTGGCTACGGCAGCCTGAGCTTGTAGGCTGTTCAGCGCAGAGAAGCTGGGAAGCCACAGACTTAGCACTGGGTTACAGCTCACGCTCTGCGCGTTTTATGAGAATTTAGCAAAGACAATTTCAGTAAGCACAACTCATCAAATTATTAATCAGGAGTATTTCCCCTCCAGTATACACAGTTTAAGTGCTCGActgctttctgctctcattttttGACTGCATTCGCTAACAGACAGAGACTTCTCGATAATCACAGAAACATAAGGAAGTGCCTAAGCAGAAAATTGGAACTGACAGCCTCCAAAAAACACGCTGTGAAGATAAACCAGTTCTTTCTAGGATCAGGACACAATAAAAACGTCTCTTGTTAATATCAGAAGTGGAAAGGATCAGGAGTCATGAAGAAGGCagcaataaataacaaaaagccTTGAATTTCCTAGAAACGCGGGATCTTAGAGGGCCAAGACACTTCTTGGGAAGGGTCCCAAAAGACAAATAATGTCAGGCAATCTGGGGGAATGTGACGGCAGCAGCTTTTTGAGCAggtggagaaaacagaaacaggagcCTTCGGAAAGAAAGGTGGGGATCAAAGACGGAAAcgtggccagcagcagagcgTGAGGCTCCTCAGGACGCCAAGAGggggcacagcacagaaatgatgACCAGCAGGAGAACAGAGTTCACAGTTCCAAAGCCAAATAAGTTCCCATGTGGAGCAAAtataaagagggaaaaaaaaaggaataagcTCAGGAGTGCTGGCAACTTTCCTCGACAGATTAAGACCAGATGCGCAAGGAGTGGAGCGAGAGACAAACACGGCTACATCGGGAGATTTTCGCTCACTGGAAGCGCAGGGAATCACGGTGGGGATAGAAATCCACGGGGAAAACACATCAGGAAGGCGAAGGGCTGAAAGCAGAAAcaccaaaatgcaaaataatctcCTCCTAGAAAGCCACAGAGCCAAGAAAGCGTTCGATAATTGCGAGAGGAAGAGCCAGAGGTGAGTGCTACCTGGAGAGGAAACAGATGTCAGACCATGACACAACATGAGGCATCTTTTTAGTTCGGTCATCAATGAAATAATTAGCTGGGAGCAGATCATTAGCTCAATTAAGACATAACGGACGTAAGACCTTCCACACTGTGGAAAGAAAACGCTTGGGTAATTCACACATCTTTGGATTAGCAAGGATTGGGTTGACCCTAGGGTCTAGCTGGGGCTAGAAAAGGTAACACTGACAATTGGTAAAAGGGAGAAGGCAGGAAATTCGGATCAAACCACACAAATTGCACATCTCTGCAAACTTACTGGCACACGTTAGCGCATGCTTGGAACGGGAGGCAGGAGGTCGAGGCCAATGCATTATTTTGCCTTACAAATATACATAAgcaacatattttccttttgcagtctTGGTATTCCcaagagaagaataaaagcctcataattaatttataatttctGACAATTTCCTTGTATTAGCAGGGAAACTTGGCCTAGGTGAACCTGCTATAAGAAAATGGGGAAAGTTGACAGGGCCAAAAGTGTCATATTCCGATAATTATTGTCAATAATTCACTGCCAAGACAAGAATTGCAGAGTGGAGTTTCCTAGGCCACCATCAGGAATAAACATCAATAGATGCTTATAACCCTGTAGATGTTAGCTAGCAGATAGGGACACGTAAGAGATTGATTTGAAAAGCATTCCTACGTTGGAAATGGTTGGAAATAAACAGAGTGAAATAAGGATGAGGGGAAGCACGAGGGGAGTGCCTGGCCAGGAGAGACAGGGCTCGGTGTGGAGGAAGCAAACAAACGACGTCGGATGCCTGAGAGTCAAGAGTttaaaaggagaggggaaagaatCAGGGGTAACTTAGTCCAAGAAGACGAGgggaaatgaataaataaataaaagccagtAATAGGTTTCAAACAGAGTCGTTTCCCAAATCTCACTGGGATTTGCTGAGCAGCAAAGCGAAGAGGAAGGGCAGGTTAGGTACCAGGACAAAATCCAGTTTACGTACCACGAGCACAGATCTCCACCTCCATCGTCTCTGTCCAGCTTTTTGGAACACAAACCTACAGCACAACCTGGGAATTCAGCAAAGCGGCTCTTGGGGAACAgcaggtattttaaaagagcTTAAAAAGCCTCTTCCACATCGTTTCCCTACAGAAAATGTCAGAGGCCAAGAGAGGTGCAGTCCAGCTTACCTTCCTTGTCCCCTTTGTGCGGAGATGGGCTCGGCGGAATAACGTCGTCCGACTCCTGGGTTGGGGCAGCACTGGCTTCATCACCACCCTGTGAATTAAGACAATTTTATTAGGGTCAAAAGAAAGCTCCCAGCTCTCGGGGAGCAGTTACAAAATCCCCTACAGTTTGAGCACCCCCTGCCGAGGCGCAAGAAGAAAGTAAAGTCATGTCTTATTCCAGCCGTTGTTGTCGTCTGTTGACACCTGGTTATTTTTCGCCACGGTTCCTTCCTTAGCACAGGCTTAATTCTGAGAACATTCCCTATATATTAAGAAAGTTTTAGGTGTTAGTTTATTTTAGGTGTCTAATTAATGCAACACTGACCTGTCTGCATCCTGAACGTGACTTGAGCAGGGAGCACAAGCACTGTTTTAATACCTTATGCACCTCTGCAAACACTGAGATGTATTGCACCTTACAGACCAAATTAAGGGCTGACTTGCCTTCAAAacttgtaggattttttttatttaaattaaccAAGTGATTTCctgtttaaagggaaaagatcTCTCCCTCCCACAGACCTTTAACGGGTAGTTTAAAGAAAGCAGCTCCAGAACGAAACAGTTTTAGGTGTGAAGGGACAAATCcatcaaaaaaaatgaaaagggagggaggaattcTACAATTATTGGAGAAATCACTTCTCTATAGTGGTTCCCCAGTTTGTCAGTCAACATACCgaaggattttccttttttatttaatttcactaTCTTGTGTCATgctgttactatttttttccgCCTTTGTCTGCTGTAGGCATTTGAGAAAGACCAGAGTCCTACCTTGCCTGATAATGAACGTTGTCTCTTTCTTAATCTTACCTCGTCCATTTTCTGCCACCCCTCGAGGCTGACACCCGATGTGATAAGGGCACGATTGCATAATTTAAGAATTAGACAATTAAATTacaattaaaggaaataaagcgCTTGGTACTTTAACAATCCTTGTGATTATTTAAAACCAGAGATGTTCGAAGTTGAGAGATCtgtggtgtgggtttttttttttgtttgtttccaaagaaaTACCAACTATAGACACTTGAATCATTTGTTGAGCTTAGCCTTTCAGGGACTCTGCTCCGTTCTCCGCTCACAGCCGTGCACCTCCACAGCTTCTGGAAGCCTCGCACATAAATTCTATTAAAATCAAAGTTTGCCAAGCTGATTTTTGCCTTAAACTCTGCTCTTTTCACATACGACCACGTCATTTCCCATCTCATCAGGAACCCTGGACAGTCACCGGGTGAAGCAGCTGCCTCTAGCAGAACGTGAAGCCAGATCAAGGCCACACTGGGCCGTGCTGGTTTCGCACCACAAAGTCACCGAGTTTGTGTGTTTCCAACGCTCTGTGCTTCTGAGGAACCCCTGAGAAACAGCTCGCCAACGCAGAAACTGCAGTCACAGCAGAATCAAATGttttcaggttattttttttcacctgcatGTGCAAGGTTGGATTCCGTAAGCTGCCATTCGGGTTTTGTTAACGCTGGGTTGTAAAAACCTATCGCCAATCAAGCCAGGTATGTGAGAGGTCTGCTGATGTAGCGCGGGTGAACTGAGAGGGGAATACGTTGCCCTTTATTGAAGCAACACAGGAATATAAAGCGCATTAGTGCTGTAAAAACAGCTTCCCACCTTGCTCACTGCTTCCTTTCAGCGCCCACTGCAAAGCACCACGGCAGCACTCCGGTGCCCTTCCTGCTCCCATGCGGTTTGGATGCCAGAACGCGGCAAGAAAAATGCCACCAGGTGTCACCAGGTCGTTTGGGGACCTGCTCTGAGCTGTGCTCCAGTGCCACCCTTACCTTTCGCACCTAAGCATCAAGGCTAGAAAGCAAGATCCGCATCCCGAGCCAAACAATCCTCtggtaaataacaaaaataaagtgagGCAAGTGTTACCTGGTTGGCAATAAGCTAGACTCACTGCAAAGTTTAACCACTCCAGCAAATGCTAGACGTTTGCACAAgatttatgttaaaaaacaagaaaaaaaaacaacacacatacAACATTTAAATCAGGCACCAGGAGTATTTTCACTGCTGGCACAGCAAGGGGGAGAGGTTGCTTACGCCTCTCCAGCGAGCTACTGAAAGGTCTCAGCTCTGCCGACAGGCCAGCTCAAAGAAACTTGATTTGTAACGGGATGAGAAACGGGGACTTGCTCTCACTGCCTGGAAGAAGGGAGCTCCGAGCCAGCACCTGCAGCGTCTGCTGAGAAATCCTCGCTGGAAGACAGCCACGGAGCAGACCGAGGCCTGCCAGCGCCTCCTGATTAGGGCACGGGCTGCACTAGCAAGAATTCCTAAATAAAGGCCCTTCAGAACCAGAAATGGATTGTCCTTCGTAAAAACACGGTGCAAGGAAGCTGCCCTTCCTCAGGCAACATCCTCTAACGTTCCTAACTGAGCCCCTGGTGCCTGAACAACTGGAGCTCGTCACTGCCAGCTCACTCAGCACACGTCACCTGAACGTGTCCCGATGCCACCACCACCTACCACGTTCTCTGTGTCGCTGtcttctgcagcaggagacttgggggggtgggaaggaacAGCAGGGGTGCcccccctgctctgcagggatgcCTTTCCTTCGCACGCTGcacttccctcttcctttccgTGACTCAAGTCCTCCCTGGTCTCCTTGTCTTCCTTCTGAGGCGCAGAAATCCTGCTCCGTGTACCACCCACCTTGGGATTTTCGCTTGTAGGAGCTGAGTGAGACGTGccagctgtccctgctgtggCCTGGCCGCTTCCTTGCGCAGCCCTGGGGGGCGCCTGGGGAGATTTGGGGTCTCCGGCTGGTTTTTTGGAGTGCGACCTCTTCCTGGCAGAGAAGAACGCCGCCCCCGCCTGGAGCTTCAAAGCTGGTTTCACCGTCATGCTGAGGACGCGGAAGGGCGAATCCATCTTCTTTTTAATCAGGCAGGGAGCGTTCTCCTTCTCCACGCTGGGTTTCAGAGGTGGGACGTCCGCCTTTACCTTCTTCACTGCTTTGGGGACAGTTTTGGGGACAGTTTTGCCGTGCTTGGTACCTGTTGCAGGCCTGGCTGGCCTGGAGCTCGCGTTCCTGCTGAGGTTCGTGTTCATCTTCTCGGTCCTGCTCGCAGCCGGGGCATTTTCATCACCGTTCCTCTCCCCAAAAGAGAGGTTCTCATTCAGCTGTTTCCTCTCGATGAGAGTAAGGTATCGCTTCTCCTTGCTGTAAAAAGACACCACGGGCACAACGGGCTTGTAGGATGAAGCTGCCTTTGGGGATGATTTACCGGAGAGCCCCCTGGGCGCAGCAGTGGGAAcgctggctgcctgcagggggGAAACATCCAGCCTCCTGGACGGCGCTGGCTTCACAGGGACAGCCTCATTTTCCTTCATCTCATCACCAGAGCCGGGCGACCATTTTATCTGGGACCCACACCAGTGCCTCCTGGATCTCTTGCGCGGCGACAGCCCGTCGATAAAACCGACCGCCGCTCTTAGCACAGGAGTCTCAAAGGCTAAGGATGTGCTGCAAAAAgaattgcaaaggaaaatatcacATATATGATCAAAAGCTTTCCAGCTCTTGCTTTGCTCAAATAACCCTTAAGTTTTGCTCAGCTGAGTTGCTGTGCTGGTACGTGCCCGTTAACAAAAGCAGATCTCAGAAGACCCATGACTGCCTTGCCactctctgctttttttaaacatcaaatCAATTCCCTGTCCAAACTTGTTAAAACTCCAggcattttgctttctggagCACTACTGACACGATTAGCGCTACCCACAACTAAGGAGAAAAGCCCCGGTTTCTTTCAGACCAACTCTCTCAACTCGGATTTATGCTCCCGAAAAATTTTGTGGGTCCACCGCTGCCACGTGCGGGGTGGTAAAGGTGAGGGAGGGAAAACCTCTCCAGATTTGACACCGCTTTCTGAAAGGCACGTGCTGAAGCCTCATGCTGAGAGCTTTTTCAGAACCTAAACCTTGTCAGTGCTGCACCAAGAGCTTTTGAACCAACCAGCCTGAAGGAGAGGGACGTTTACATAAAGGACCCATTCAGCTGCCCCTGCTGGCACCACGCTCGCTGGGTGCACAACGCAGCGAGGCATTTCCTCGGCAAATGTTGACGCCCGATCTCAGGAATTTGGCCTTCTGGTTCAGTAAGAAAACCTCGCTCCCAGTCTGCCCCCAAGAAATATCTTGTGGGGGAGGTACAGGACGAGCCTGAGAAAAAACCTGTTCAGCTGGCAGGGTTAGGGTGGGAAACAATCCGTTCCTCCAGAGGTACAGCTCAGCCTTTGTCCAGTGACTCAattcatggggaaaaatatatatatttttagatgcATGAAAGAAAGGAACCCTTGTAGGCCACTCAGATAATTTGTGCTGACTCTTAagtatttctgcagtgcttaCCGAAGTCTTTCCAAGTGGAGGAGACTTTTCCACGAGGAACTGTGAGCATCAGGGGTTTATTTCTAATAACACACGTGGGCCATGCTACTGCGGTGCAGAACCACCCTCAGcggtttttttttccactttacaTTAAAAGATTTGGAGGGTTTTAGATATCTAACTTACCCTAAGTGCAGCAAAactttagtttgtttttaaaataaagcattaaattggttttatgaggaaaataaaagatttaggAGGGGTTAACGTACCTGTCAGGGGGGCTGTggctcctttatttttaaaataaagcattaaattgattttatgaggaaaataaaagatttaggAGGGGTTAACGTACCTGTCAGGGGGGCTGTggctcctttatttttaaaataaagcattaaattgattttatgaggaaaataaaagatttaggAGGGGTTAACGTACCTGTCAGGGGGGCTGTggctcctttatttttaaaataaagcattaaattgattttatgaggaaaataaaagatttaggAGGGGTTAACGTACCTGTCAGGGGGGCTGTggctcctttatttttaaaataaagcattaaattgattttatgaggaaaataaaagatttaggAGGGGTTAACGTACCTGTCAGGCGGGCTGTGGctcctttattttcaaataaagcattaaattgattttatgaggaaaataaaagatttaggAGGGGTTAACGTACCTGTCAGGGGGGCTGTggctcctttatttttaaaataaagcattaaattgattttatgaggaaaataaaagatttaggAGGGGTTAACGTACCTGTCAGGGGGGCTGTggctcctttatttttaaaataaagcattaaattgattttatgaggaaaataaaagatttaggAGGGGTTAACGCACCTGTCAGGGGGGCTGTggctcctttatttttaaaataaagcattaaattgattttatgaggaaaataaaagatttaggAGGGGTTAACGTACCTGTCAGGGGGGCTGTggctcctttatttttaaaataaagcattaaattgattttatgaggaaaataaaagatttaggAGGGGTTAACGCACCTGTCAGGGGGGCTGTggctcctttatttttaaaataaagcattaaattgattttatgaggaaaataaaagatttaggAGGGGTTAACGTACCTGTCAGGGGGGCTGTggctcctttatttttaaaataaagcattaaattgattttatgaggaaaataaaaaatttaggAGGGGTTAACGTACCTGTCAGGGGGGCTGTGGctcctttattttcaaataaagcattaaattgattttatgaggaaaataaaagatttaggAGGGGTTAATGTACCTGTCAGGGGGGCTGTggctcctttatttttaaaataaagcattaaattgattttatgaggaaaataaaagatttaggAGGGGTTAACGCACCTGTCAGGCGGGCTGTGGCTCCTTTTCTGCGGGGTGCGAGTCGCCATGTCTTCACCGGGGCGCCTACAAGAACACGATTTTAGTGGtgtaaaaaaaacagtaaaaaaaaaaaaaagaagttaaaaaagttttgcagttaaaaaaCGAAGAAATCGGTAATGAAGGAAGGGAGACCGGGGGGCTGAGAGGAAGGCCGAGCGGGAGCAGTCCGGGCGTGACGGGGACAGGATgacagggctgggctgcagctgagcGCGAGCTCCGTCCTGCCCTGCCATCCCGGGACCCTAAACCACCTCAGGGCAGACTTTTGGGGTTTCCCCGCCCGCCTCCACCCTGCCGGGTACCCGAACCCGGCTGCCCGGCAGGCATTTAGAGGATTTCAGGGCTCGCCGCTTGCTGGCGTTAAGGCTCGTCGCGCTTGGCTTCTCTCCTGGTTTCGGGGACTCGGTGCGCGACAGGAGCTGCTCCGTCACGGGCCGTGCCCCGCGCCACAGCGCCCCGCAGAAACCCCACACCCCTACAAACGGGGGCCTCACGCTCACTGGTCACGAAGTGCTGGGGCGCAGGGCGCAGCTCCTGTgacctgctgggagctggcagctccTCACAAACGGCCCCTGGACCCCAACCCTCAGAGCCCCCTGCGTGGGCACCGCGCCTCTGCACTGCAGCGGACCTGGatccagcccccagccccatggatCCTAGACCCCAAACCTCAGACCCGGGTCCTAGACCCGGATCCAGCCCCCAGACCCTTGGATCCTAGACCCCAAACCTCAGACCCAGGTCCTAGACCCAGACCCAGATCCCAGACCCAGATCCTAGATCCCAGACCCCAGACCTATGATCCTAGACCCCAGACTCCAGTTCCCAGACCCCAGACCCATGATCCTAGACCCCAGTTCCCAGACCTATGATCCTAGACCTCAGACCCCAGTTCCTAGACCCCACACCTATGATCCTAGCCCCCATGATCCAGACCCCAGACCCCAGACCCATGATCCCAGACCCCCAGAGCCATGATCCGAGATCCATGATCCTAGACTCCAAACCCCAGACCCAGATCCTACACCCCAGACCTATGATCCTAGACCCAGTTCCTAGACCCCAGACACCAGACCCCAAACCTCAGACCCAGGTCCTACACCCCAGACCTATGATCCTAAACCCAGCTCCTAGACCCCAGACCCAGCTCCTAGTCCCCAGACCCCAGACCAAGACCCATGATCCTAGACCCAGTTACCCAGTTCCTAGACCCCAGACCCATGATCCCAGACCCCAGTCCCATCATTCTAGACCCCAGACCCCAAACCTCAGACCCAGATCCTACACCTCAGACCTATGATCCTAGACCCAGTTCCTAGACCCCAGACCCATGATCCTAGACCCCAGACCCAGACCCTAGATCCCAGACCGATGATCCTAGACCCAGTTCCTAGACCTCAGACCCTGTTCCTAGACCCCAGTTCCCAAACCCCAGACCCGACCCTGGTCCTACACCCCAGACCCAGATCCTACACCCCAAACCTATGATCCTAGACCCAGTTCCTAGATCCCAGACCCATGATCCTAGACCCCAAACCCCAGACCCAGGTCCTATACCCCGGACCCAGACCCTAGACCCCAGACCTATGATCCTAGACCCAGTTCCTAGACCCCAGACCCTGTTCCTAGACCCCAGTTCCCAGACCCCAGACCCGTGATCCCAGACCCCAGACCCAAGACCCCACATCCCAGCCCAGACCCCAAACCCCAGACCCTGACCCACAAACCCTGACCCCGACCCAAGATCCAGACCCTGATCCAGGACCCAGACCCCAAACCCCAGACCAAAGACCCCCAGAGCCATGATCCCAGATCCCAGATCCCAGACCCAAGACCCCAGACCCCAGACCCCAGACCCCAGACCCCAGACCCCagacccctccccccccccccgctcagGGCTGCGCTCACCCCGCCGCCAACGCTCCCGCGCCTTCGAACCCGCGCTGCTTctcccgcccgcccggccccccccgccccattgGCCCACCTCCTTGCCGCTCAGCCCGCCTCGCATCGCCATTGGTCAAGACCCTCCTTGGGCCCGCCTCACTCGCCGTCCAGCCAATCAGACAGCAGAGTTCGCCCGGTTTCCTCAGGAAGACTCCAACTCCCGGCGTACCTTGCGAGCGCAGTCGCCTCCGGGCGGCGGGAGCGCGCGGTGCACGCTGGGGCCTGTAGTCCCAGGCTCAGAGCCCACCCGAGGCTTGTTACTGGCTCACGCAAATGTTACCAGCCTTTAATTCCTCGCTTTGTTCTTCCCTTTGCAACCTTCTGACTGTTTTTAATGGCGCTTCCTGTGtttaatcccccccccccccccctgctgCCGTCACCTCACAGCACTCCGCTGCCCGATCACAGGCAGCCGCGCCATGCGCAGAGCTGACCCCTCAACACCCACCTTGCCCGGGTCCTTTCCGCCAGCTGTGCGCATGCGCAGACTTTTCTCTCAGGCTTCACCTTCCAGCCAGGCGCCGCATGCGCACGGCGCGGAGAGCAACGCCCCAGCACCGCACTGCGCATGCGGCGTCGCGCCGCGCGCCTGCGCACTGCTCGCTTCCGG
It encodes the following:
- the ESCO2 gene encoding N-acetyltransferase ESCO2 isoform X2, whose product is MATRTPQKRSHSPPDSTSLAFETPVLRAAVGFIDGLSPRKRSRRHWCGSQIKWSPGSGDEMKENEAVPVKPAPSRRLDVSPLQAASVPTAAPRGLSGKSSPKAASSYKPVVPVVSFYSKEKRYLTLIERKQLNENLSFGERNGDENAPAASRTEKMNTNLSRNASSRPARPATGTKHGKTVPKTVPKAVKKVKADVPPLKPSVEKENAPCLIKKKMDSPFRVLSMTVKPALKLQAGAAFFSARKRSHSKKPAGDPKSPQAPPRAAQGSGQATAGTAGTSHSAPTSENPKVGGTRSRISAPQKEDKETREDLSHGKEEGSAACEGKASLQSRGGTPAVPSHPPKSPAAEDSDTENVGGDEASAAPTQESDDVIPPSPSPHKGDKEASSSNAMVYPIFSALPTSKKRTQPALDDLSSPFGSSPAAKAAPGVQKSKKAKELCSRDQMIIDAGQKHFGAVVCKSCGMIYTAASPEDEAQHVQHHERFLEGLRYVGWKKERVVAEFWDGKIVLILPADPKYAVKKAEDVREIVDNELGFKQVALSCPAETKTYLFVSNEKMIVGCLVAESIKQAFRVLAEPVAARSLGQDPLQQHRAWRCSTQPEPAVCGVSRIWVFGLARRKGVARRMVDVVRSTFMYGSYLSTEEIAFSDPTPDGKLFATKYCQTPNFLVYNFVYGN
- the ESCO2 gene encoding N-acetyltransferase ESCO2 isoform X1, which produces MATRTPQKRSHSPPDSTSLAFETPVLRAAVGFIDGLSPRKRSRRHWCGSQIKWSPGSGDEMKENEAVPVKPAPSRRLDVSPLQAASVPTAAPRGLSGKSSPKAASSYKPVVPVVSFYSKEKRYLTLIERKQLNENLSFGERNGDENAPAASRTEKMNTNLSRNASSRPARPATGTKHGKTVPKTVPKAVKKVKADVPPLKPSVEKENAPCLIKKKMDSPFRVLSMTVKPALKLQAGAAFFSARKRSHSKKPAGDPKSPQAPPRAAQGSGQATAGTAGTSHSAPTSENPKVGGTRSRISAPQKEDKETREDLSHGKEEGSAACEGKASLQSRGGTPAVPSHPPKSPAAEDSDTENVGGDEASAAPTQESDDVIPPSPSPHKGDKEASSSNAMVYPIFSALPTSKKRTQPALDDLSSPFGSSPAAKAAPGVQKSKKAKELCSRDQMIIDAGQKHFGAVVCKSCGMIYTAASPEDEAQHVQHHERFLEGLRYVVRAVAAAVRADGRGACPGGAARQLQANILSPESEVSVRVMRSSSKWFDGRDLTLFPQAKGWKKERVVAEFWDGKIVLILPADPKYAVKKAEDVREIVDNELGFKQVALSCPAETKTYLFVSNEKMIVGCLVAESIKQAFRVLAEPVAARSLGQDPLQQHRAWRCSTQPEPAVCGVSRIWVFGLARRKGVARRMVDVVRSTFMYGSYLSTEEIAFSDPTPDGKLFATKYCQTPNFLVYNFVYGN